From Pempheris klunzingeri isolate RE-2024b chromosome 18, fPemKlu1.hap1, whole genome shotgun sequence, a single genomic window includes:
- the ptk2bb gene encoding protein tyrosine kinase 2 beta, b, whose amino-acid sequence MYEVMSGDTLSWKVPSPRQNSTESSPESHFTGDGGPVKILKVCFCTNNNLGKNFKLVKCDSSWQIRAIIRSILISGRLGPNIEHPRCYGLLLKHLKSEELHWLHPDLTVGQVEQRYESHHVEAEWRYDLRIRYVPVNFLEKFKDDRSTLLYFYQQVRSDYMQFHASKVSDGMALQLGCLEIRRFYKDMNAKGLEKKSNFELLEKEVGLDLFFPQQLINSMKSRQLRKLIQQTFQQYATLKEDDCMVKFFETLKDFNNYDEEVFPCELVQGWSLSVELVIGGRGIRQRAQKNSAPVFLADFKQIKKIQCLPQSNGKALMNLNIEGVRQCLSINVATVPMAENMMDLIDGYCRLEIDTDETVIFRPNKETNARSSLPEIPTGRDTSTIRHSMGSDIYCEILDERPRSVVKYGIDRSDIVLGRILGEGFFGEVYDGVYKKDNGDRVNVAVKTCKDCSPDVMEKFMSEAVIMKTLDHPHIVKLIGIIEEDPVWIVMELYQYGELGNYLTQNQNKLTNITLVLFSLQICKALVYLEGVNMVHRDIAVRNVLVASPDCVKLGDFGLSRYIEDEEYYKASVTRLPIKWMAPESINFRRFTTSSDVWMFAVCVWEIMSRGQQPFFWLENRDVINQLEQGIRLPKPENCPPAFYSLMTRCWSYDPRERPSFTELVVKISDVHKMEKEQEVERERDRVRSTKFFDPKFNLHEPPPKPSRMKPGRFGNTLSIGLHIQLNEALCASSPDLASPCEYQSPVDSMSTLALPVRSPRRRSMGENEFPRVELNSREEAQRLWQRERRHMQDTLRHQKEQMMEDNKWLEKEERLLDPMGPGDTASSVPPEADTENAPPEKPPRLTAQAAPTAELDRSDDKVYHSVMDLVKVVVQLKNDITELQPEEYITIVKSVGMALRDLIRNVDDILPTLHESVTTEIEGTQKLLNNDMAELISKMWLAQQNAITSLKEECKKQMLAAAHTLAMDSKNMLDAVDQARVRANLAKPVAP is encoded by the exons ATGTACGAGGTGATGTCCGGTGACACCCTGTCCTGGAAGGTGCCCAGTCCAAGACAAAATAGCACAGAGTCCAGCCCCGAATCACACTTCACCGGGGACGGAGGGCCTGTCAAGATCCTCAAAGTGTGCTTCTGCACCAACAACAACCTGGGCAAGAACTTCAAGCTGGTTAAATGTGACAGCTCCTGGCAAATTAGG GCGATCATTCGTTCGATTCTGATCAGCGGTCGATTGGGGCCGAACATCGAACACCCGCGATGCTACGGTCTCCTGCTGAAGCACCTGAAGTCAGAAGAGCTTCACTGGCTGCACCCTGATCTGACTGTCGGGCAGGTGGAGCAGCGCTACGAGAGCCATCACGTGGAAGCAGAGTGGAG GTATGACCTTCGTATCAGATATGTTCCTGTCAACTTCCTGGAAAAATTCAAAGACGACAGATCAACGTTACTCTATTTTTACCAACAG GTGCGCAGTGATTACATGCAGTTTCATGCCAGTAAGGTCAGTGATGGCATGGCGCTGCAGCTCGGCTGTTTGGAGATCAG GAGGTTCTATAAAGACATGAATGCAAAAGGACTGGAGAAGAAGTCCAACTTTGAACTGCTAGA aaaagaagTGGGCCTGGACCTTTTCTTTCCgcagcagctgattaacagCATGAAG TCAAGGCAGCTACGGAAGTTGATCCAGCAAACGTTTCAACAGTATGCAACACTCAAGGAGGACGACTGCATGGTCAAGTTTTTCGAGACCCTCAAAGATTTTAACAACTATGATGAAGAGGTTTTCCCATGTGAACTAGTG CAAGGTTGGAGCCTGTCAGTGGAGCTGGTCATCGGTGGGAGGGGAATTCGGCAGCGCGCACAGAAGAATTCAGCG CCTGTTTTTCTAGCCGACTTCAAACAGATCAAAAAAATACAATGCTTACCTCAGAGCAACGGCAAGGCTCTCATGAACCTCAACATAGAGGGAGTCAGACAA TGTCTATCAATCAACGTGGCCACAGTCCCTATGGCGGAGAACATGATGGACCTTATCGATGGCTACTGCCGCTTGGAAATTGACACAGATGAGACTGTTATCTTCAGGCCAAATAAAG AAACCAATGCACGAAGTTCCCTACCTGAGATTCCTACAGG cagagacaccaGCACAATCAGACACAGTATGG ggtcAGATATCTATTGTGAGATTCTGGATGAAAGGCCGAGATCAG TTGTTAAGTACGGCATCGACCGAAGCGACATTGTTCTCGGCCGAATCCTTGGTGAGGGGTTTTTCGGGGAAGTCTACGATGGAGTCTACAAAAAAGAT AATGGCGACAGGGTTAATGTGGCAGTGAAGACCTGCAAAGACTGCTCACCTGATGTGATGGAGAAGTTCATGAGTGAAGCAG TAATTATGAAGACCCTCGATCATCCACACATTGTCAAACTGATTGGAATCATAGAGGAGGATCCTGTGTGGATTGTCATGGAGCTTTATCAGTATGGAGAG CTGGGGAACTACCTAACTCAGAACCAGAACAAGCTGACAAATATAACCCTGGTGCTGTTCAGCCTGCAGATCTGCAAAGCTCTCGTCTACCTCGAAGGGGTCAACATGGTGCACAG AGACATTGCAGTTCGGAACGTGTTAGTCGCTAGTCCAGACTGTGTCAAGCTCGGAGACTTTGGTCTGTCGAGATACATTGAGGATGAAGAGTACTACAAAG CGTCTGTTACTCGGTTGCCAATCAAGTGGATGGCCCCAGAATCCATCAACTTCAGACGTTTCACCACATCCAGTGACGTCTGGATGTTTG ctgtttgtgtgtgggagatAATGAGCCGTGGGCAGCAGCCATTTTTCTGGCTCGAGAACAGAGATGTAATCAACCAACTGGAGCAGGGAATCAGGCTGCCCAAGCCAGAGAACTGCCCTCCTGCCTTCTACTCACTCATGACGCGCTGCTGGTCCTACGACCCCAGAGAGAGACCCAGCTTCACTGAGCTGGTGGTCAAGATCAG TGATGTCCACAAGATGGAAAAggagcaggaagtggagagagagCGGGACAGAGTGCGCTCCACAAAATTTTTCGACCCCAAGTTCAACTTACACGAGCCGCCTCCCAAG CCGTCAAGAATGAAACCAGGACGGTTTGGGAACACTCTCAGTATCGGTCTACATATTCAG CTGAATGAGGCTTTGTGTGCCAGCTCACCTGACCTGGCCAGCCCTTGTGAGTATCAGTCCCCTGTCGACTCCATGAGCACTCTTGCGTTGCCAGTCAGGTCCCCTCGGCGTCGAAGCATGGGG GAGAATGAGTTTCCCCGAGTGGAACtgaacagcagggaggaagCCCAGCGcctgtggcagagagagagacggcacATGCAGGACACTCTCCGGCACCAGAAAGAGCAGATGATGGAGGATAATAAGTggctggagaaggaggagagactCCTG GACCCCATGGGACCAGGTGACACTGCCAGCTCAGTG CCCCCTGAAGCAGACACAGAAAATG CACCTCCAGAGAAGCCCCCACGGCTCACAGCACAG GCTGCACCCACAGCTGAGCTGGACCGCTCTGACGACAAAGTCTATCACTCAGTCATGGACCTGGTCAAAGTTGTTGTCCAACTCAAGAATGACATCACCGAGCTTCAACCAGAAGAATATATCACCATTGTCAAG TCTGTTGGGATGGCTTTACGAGATCTGATTCGCAATGTTGATGACATACTGCCCACCTTACACGAGTCTGTCACGACTGAG ATTGAGGGCACGCAGAAGCTGCTGAACAACGACATGGCGGAGCTGATCAGCAAAATGTGGCTGGCCCAGCAGAATGCCATCACCTCTTTGAAGGAGGAGTGTAAGAAACAGATGTTGGCTGCAGCACACACTCTGGCTATGGACAGCAAGAACATGTTGGATGCTGTGGACCAAGCCAGAGTCAGGGCCAACTTAGCCAAGCCAGTGGCCCCCTAG
- the chrna2b gene encoding neuronal acetylcholine receptor subunit alpha-2 — MGRNHLFSVRTALLCSLLVCQTVLCHEKTHSHAEDDLFKTLFAGYNKWSRPVPNISDVVIVKFGLSIAQLIDVDEKNQMMTTNVWLNQEWNDYKLRWRPSDYDNVTSIRVPSELIWVPDIVLYNNADGEFAVTHMTKAHLFHNGKIRWVPPAIYKSSCSIDVTFFPFDQQNCKMKFGSWTYDKAKIDLERIENTVDLNNYWESGEWAIINAVGTYNTKKYDCCHEIYPDITYFFIIRRLPLFYTINLIIPCLLISCLTVLVFYLPSDCGEKITLCISVLLSLTVFLLLITEIIPSTSLVIPLIGEYLLFTMIFVTLSIVITVFVLNVHHRSPSTHKMPRWVHSVFLDLIPRWLFMRRPAPDGRRRRLLLLQQEAAAERRQGRIGGHKSGNYLSTSANWLRDGTSSEDPDRSSYEDLELGTLTSYFSFRPPSPRPPGSTPPPQQKNPQNSHNRQEGATGTNRQLTGSRVNPTQRPPKVDNTVSESKLLLSPSVIRALEGVHYIADHLRAEDADFSVKEDWKYVAMVIDRIFLWMFIIVCLLGTIGLFLPPWLAGMI; from the exons ATGGGACGCAACCACCTGTTCTCAGTGAGGACGGCTCTCCTCTGCTCGCTGCTCGTCTGTCAGACAG TTCTTTGCCACGAGAAGACCCACTCGCACGCTGAGGATGATCTCTTCAAGACGCTGTTTGCTGGTTACAACAAGTGGTCGAGACCCGTGCCGAACATCTCTGACGTGGTCATTGTCAAGTTTGGGCTGTCCATAGCACAGCTCATTGACGTG gaTGAGAAGAACCAAATGATGACAACCAACGTGTGGCTTAATCAG GAGTGGAATGACTACAAACTTCGCTGGAGACCATCTGACTACGACAATGTGACGTCAATAAGAGTGCCATCAGAGCTCATATGGGTACCAGACATCGTCCTCTACAACAA TGCTGACGGTGAATTCGCTGTGACCCACATGACGAAAGCTCACCTTTTCCACAATGGAAAAATTCGCTGGGTCCCTCCTGCCATTTACAAGAGCTCCTGCAGCATCGACGTCACCTTCTTCCCCTTCGATCAGCAGAACTGTAAGATGAAATTTGGCTCCTGGACGTATGACAAGGCCAAGATCGACCTGGAGCGAATTGAAAACACTGTGGACCTGAACAACTACTGGGAGAGCGGTGAATGGGCCATCATCAACGCCGTGGGAACatacaacacaaagaaatacgATTGCTGCCATGAGATCTACCCAGACATCACCTACTTCTTCATCATTCGAAGGCTTCCCCTGTTTTACACCATCAACCTCATCATCCCCTGCTTGTTGATCTCCTGCCTCACAGTTTTGGTTTTCTATCTACCCTCAGACTGTGGTGAGAAGATCACCCTGTgcatctctgtgctgctgtcccTCACTGTTTTCCTTCTCCTCATCACAGAGATCATACCGTCCACATCCCTCGTTATACCGCTCATCGGCGAGTACCTCCTCTTCACCATGATTTTTGTCACCCTCTCCATTGTCATCACTGTCTTTGTGCTCAACGTGCACCATCGCTCTCCCAGCACTCACAAGATGCCCCGCTGGGTTCACTCCGTGTTCCTGGACCTGATCCCACGCTGGCTGTTCATGCGACGGCCCGCACCAGATGGCCGGCGTCGCaggctgttgctgctgcagcaggaagcagcgGCAGAGCGGCGGCAGGGCCGGATAGGCGGCCACAAATCTGGCAACTATCTCAGCACCTCGGCTAACTGGTTAAGAGACGGGACCTCGTCGGAAGACCCCGACAGAAGCAGTTATGAGGATTTAGAGCTGGGAACACTGACGTCATATTTCTCCTTCCGTCCTCCCTCGCCCAGACCCCCAGGGTCGACTCCTCCGCCACAGCAGAAAAACCCACAGAACAGCCACAACCGACAGGAGGGAGCCACAGGGACAAACAGACAGTTGACGGGCAGCAGAGTCAATCCCACTCAGAGGCCACCTAAAGTTGATAACACAGTATCAGAATCAAAATTACTGCTTTCACCAAGTGTTATACGTGCTCTGGAAGGAGTGCATTACATTGCAGACCATCTGAGGGCTGAGGATGCTGACTTCAGT GTGAAAGAGGATTGGAAGTATGTCGCCATGGTGATTGACCGCATCTTCCTGTGGATGTTCATTATTGTGTGCCTGCTTGGCACCATTGGCCTCTTCCTACCCCCTTGGCTAGCTGGCATGATCTAG